Proteins from a genomic interval of Schistocerca piceifrons isolate TAMUIC-IGC-003096 chromosome 3, iqSchPice1.1, whole genome shotgun sequence:
- the LOC124788798 gene encoding prolactin-releasing peptide receptor-like: MQEGCDGLLPDSPLWSNPRVQRASRTTMSVAGLCGRMRAQWRRGAARRRLAPAPVLAIGPSNTTEYNIFNDVIHNRAVQVFFCTVYIGIFVLGLFGNVLVCYVVGRNRAMQTVTNLFISNLALSDILLCMLCVPFTPLYTFLGTWVFGGTLCHVVAFAQGTSVYISTLTLTSIAVDRFFVIVYPFKPRMRLSTCVAIICSIWLFSLVVTLPYGVYTVLRSDRRAYYCEEHWPSERVRQAYGGLTASLQFVLPFFVVTFCYVNVSLKLKDRARAKPGSKNSRREEADRDRKRRTNRMLIAMVTIFGISWMPLTIVNLTNDVYMSTGRWEYFNLCFFLVHAIAMSSTCYNPFLYAWLNENFRKEFKQVLPCFEQSATAAAQHDGSNRGGSNSVRSAGATDGATGWKEQRACNGHDALETLLTKTPPHCRLDSMRPRSAGPVLEEFTDPVSTGAEAASYNAGVNEVHLYLGCTHKEADVLCSPVFDSL; this comes from the exons ATGCAGGAGGGCTGTGATGGATTGCTTCCTGATTCTCCACTGTGGTCCAACCCAAGAGTCCAGCGGGCGAGCCGCACAACAATGAGCGTCGCCGGCCTGTGCGGGCGCATGCGTGCGCAGTGGCGTCGCGGCGCTGCGAGACGTCGCCTGGC TCCGGCACCAGTCTTAGCAATCGGCCCTTCCAACACAACAGAGTACAACATCTTCAACGATGTCATCCACAACCGTGCAGTGCAGGTCTTCTTCTGCACTGTGTACATTGGTATCTTCGTGCTGGGCCTCTTCGGCAACGTGCTGGTGTGCTATGTGGTGGGCCGCAACCGTGCCATGCAGACGGTGACCAACCTTTTCATCAGCAATCTCGCCCTCTCCGACATTCTGTTGTGCATGCTGTGCGTGCCCTTCACGCCACTCTACACCTTTCTCGGCACCTGGGTATTCGGCGGCACTTTGTGCCACGTCGTGGCCTTCGCCCAGGGGACCAGTGTCTACATTTCGACGCTGACCCTCACATCGATCGCCGTGGACCGCTTCTTCGTCATCGTGTACCCGTTCAAGCCGCGGATGAGGCTATCGACATGTGTGGCCATCATCTGCAGCATATGGCTGTTCTCGCTGGTGGTGACGCTGCCCTACGGCGTCTACACGGTGCTACGCTCGGACCGGCGCGCCTACTACTGCGAGGAGCACTGGCCGTCGGAGCGCGTGCGCCAGGCGTACGGCGGGCTCACGGCCAGCCTGcagttcgtgctgcccttcttcgtggTGACCTTTTGCTACGTGAACGTGTCGCTCAAGCTGAAGGACCGCGCGAGAGCCAAGCCCGGCAGCAAGAACTCGCGACGAGAAGAGGCCGACCGCGATCGCAAGCGGCGCACCAATCGCATGCTCATCGCCATGGTGACCATCTTCGGCATCTCTTGGATGCCGCTGACGATCGTGAATCTGACGAATGACGTGTACATGTCGACTGGCCGCTGGGAGTACTTCAATCTTTGCTTCTTCTTGGTGCACGCTATCGCCATGAGCTCCACTTGCTACAACCCGTTCCTGTACGCATGGCTCAATGAGAACTTCCGGAAGGAGTTCAAGCAGGTGCTTCCCTGCTTCGAGCAGTCGGCGACGGCTGCCGCGCAACACGACGGTAGCAACCG TGGGGGTAGCAACTCAGTCCGCTCTGCTGGAGCCACGGATGGCGCCACAGGCTGGAAGGAGCAGCGTGCGTGCAACGGGCACGACGCTCTTGAGACGCTGCTGACGAAGACGCCGCCGCACTGCCGCCTCGATTCGATGCGGCCTCGGTCGGCGGGGCCCGTCCTCGAAGAATTCACGGATCCCGTCTCCACTGGTGCTGAGGCAGCCTCGTACAACGCTGGTGTTAATGAAGTGCACCTCTATCTTGGCTGCACTCATAAGGAGGCCGATGTTCTCTGCAGCCCTGTCTTCGACTCGCTGTAG